Below is a window of Phoenix dactylifera cultivar Barhee BC4 chromosome 7, palm_55x_up_171113_PBpolish2nd_filt_p, whole genome shotgun sequence DNA.
GGCATCAAGGATTGGCGGGAGCAGCCACTTCCTCTTCCACAGCTTGGGTCTCCTCTTCGAGCATGTTCATTAACATGGAAACTTGCTCCTGAAGCATGGCATTTTCCCTCTCCACCTCCATCCGTTTGCTCCGTTCCTGCAGGAGCTGAACTTGGAGGTGCTCGACGCATCGTGCATCCTCTTCCAACTGCTCGTTGAGCCCATCGATCTCCCTGTCCTGTTTCACCCATTTCGCCATCAGCAAGAGATGGGAGAACTGAGAGCTACTTCTGGTTAGCTCCCATTGCCAAccgaaaacaacaacaacaaaaaaaagtcaCCAAACCTTTCTGTTCATCTCTTGAACGGCGATCCTTCGCATGCTCTCGACGACATCAACATTCACGAGCTTCCGTTTCTTGCCAACCAACCATCCCTTGGGGTACGATGTGGAGTCGAAGTCCGGTGGGGGAAGCAGGACTTCCGCCGGGGTTCGGCGGCCGCCGAACCAACCCTTGGCGGGCTCCAGTGGCTCGAAGAGAGCTCTGCGGCGTCCGGATAACATGGCGTTCGTCGCCTCCTTTGGGCGATCATCTGATGTGGGTGGCGACGCAGCTTCCATCTTTGCCGGTTCCTCGGGTTGATTGGTGGGTGGTTTGAGGTTCTCTTCCTTGAGTGCATTTTCCAAGCTCCGGCCACCGGCTGGAAATAAGATTGACGATCATGCATGCGTATATATTCAAACCGATTCAATCTAATCCAATATTCCATATACGTCTatacatataattttttatttttttaattttttatataaaatagaaTATCAATCCAATAAATCAAACCAAAATAGACTGatgtcaaaattttttttttgtagatgaaCGATTTAATTCTGACTTCCATTTTAGAAAACCAGTTTAAACCGGTTCGGATTTAGATTTAGCACCAAACCAATTAGATCCAAATCATGCACATCCCttcttaaaataataataataataatttatatcCTATCCAACATGCACCATAtgatttattattataaaaataaatggaTATGATTAGTGAAGTGCATGGCCAGATGGTGCATCAGCTGTGATTCTTGACGTGCATGGCCACATAATGCATACAATATAGAATATAATTTCTCAAAGTTGATAAGATATTTTAGTCTTGATTTATTAAATTCAACAACTCTAAGGTGGGGGTTCACCTAAGGTTGTTGTTGGATGGGGCGAGGAATTAATGAGGGGATTAATTAATACGTCCTGGTGTAACTAGCTGGAAGGGCTGCAGCTTGAGGAGTCGGACCCGTTCACAAACCCTCGACTCCAATGATTCTGCGCCATTCATCTCATATCCACTTAACAACCATGGTCTTTACTCTTGAGCGTCAATAAcaactaaaaaataattaaaacataCTTACTTCTTACaacacccaaaatggctaattATTACCTTAATAATGCAATAGGCTTCTTTTTGGGCAATTAAACTTGAGGGCTAAATTATCGTACAAAGATGGATGAATAGCTGCTAGCTCTTCTTCGTCGTCTCCACCCATTATGATTCCACCAATAGTatcatgaataaataaataaataaatgagagCTGTCCATCTTTAAAATAGATGATTTGGCAACTGTACGTAATAGTACGGTACTGTATGGTGCAAAAGTTGCACGACAAGGGAAAGAAACTCGGTGAAATTTTGTTGACGTGCAACTTGTTTGACTTAAATTTACAAAGCAACAGGCAGAATTTCATTCAGAAATTCAAATTTCTCTTTGGCCGATTTGCGgaaaataaattattagaaaATAAGGAAACGGCAGAATGGAACCGACGAGCAAAAGAAGAAACCGAGCCGCTGCCGGTTAAGCAACCGTAAAGAAAACTGGCGTGGCGACGCACGGAAGCCACGGACCGGCATTTACCGGTCAGCAGCCTCAACACCTCGGATCCCAATTTTTCTCAACAATTTTCTCACCCAACCAAAtcgaagaaataaaataaaaaaataccacgaggaaggAATCTTAATTCCGATGATTTGTGTATAGAGATTGGAATTGGAATTGGAATAggaattggatttggatttggaACAGAGTGTCTGATGGCATATACCTGATCTCTTGCGGGAATTCCAGAAGATTCGCgggggagaagccggcgagaaGCCTTCCATCctcagagagagagggagacccACCGCTGC
It encodes the following:
- the LOC103710451 gene encoding protein HEADING DATE REPRESSOR 1-like, with translation MEGFSPASPPRIFWNSRKRSAGGRSLENALKEENLKPPTNQPEEPAKMEAASPPTSDDRPKEATNAMLSGRRRALFEPLEPAKGWFGGRRTPAEVLLPPPDFDSTSYPKGWLVGKKRKLVNVDVVESMRRIAVQEMNRKDREIDGLNEQLEEDARCVEHLQVQLLQERSKRMEVERENAMLQEQVSMLMNMLEEETQAVEEEVAAPANP